The DNA window TTGCAGCCAGAAGTGGGAGTTCCCCCCTCATATCGCTCAAGTTCTTCTTCCCTCTCAGCAAGCCGCTTTGCGTTCCTCAATTCAGCCTCGCATTCCTCCCTCTTTAGCTTTTCAGCATAGGCACGTTGTTGAGCAATCAGAATTTTATTAACCTTTTCACACTCGATCGCAGCCTCTCTGGCCCTTTGAGCCTTTAGGGCTTCATCTTGGCGAAACTGCCTGTCGGCCTCTTTCTGGGCCTCCAGCCAGTCCAGGTTGCTCTTTCGCTCAGCCTgctctttctgctttctctcctgtatcactctctctctgtgggCAGCAATGGACTGGATCATAGCAGCCCTCTTCTCCTCTTCGTCCTTTTCCTGCTTTGCCACTAGAGCATCCTGTTTAGCCAATGCACAGGATATTACATCCTCCGTTTTCTGAACTTTGGCAGTCAAGGAACAGGAGGCTGTCTCTAATTTGTCCGTTCCATTTTCTATTAGTAACTGTAGATTCCTGAACTTCTCCACTTGGtcgttttgtttttgctgtattttattttctaagtCAATCTGACACTGcagtctttgtttttcctttaaatccTGTTTGCTAACTTTCATTCCTCTTTGAAGCTTTTTATTGGAAACATCTTCCAGTTTGTGTTTGGAAAAAACTTTCCTTAACTCTCGTTTCCGTGCCTGATTCCGGGGCCCCTCCTTTGCATTAAGTTCACCACGTTGCTGgtttctttctccctttctcttctgCTGCATCTGTTTCTCTCTTATCTCTTGGTTCTCCTTAAATTGCTTGGCCTGGTGAGCAGACAGAGCCTGGTTGGAAAGCTGTTTCAGACGAGGTTTCTCCTGCTCCTGTCTCACGTATTCTTCCTGTCTAGACCTCATCTCCTCATCAGattgtcttttttgttcttgAGCAATTCTCTTTTGGAGCATCGGGTCCTGTTGCAAATCCATAAATTTGGCTCTGGCAATCATCTTATGTCGTTCTTGGTTCTTCAGTTCAGCCTCTTGTGCAGTAATCTTACTAAAATATTCCTCCTGTGTCTGCTTCTTAATTTTTGTTGATGGTGGCGTTTTCCTCAGTGGGGCTATGTTAAGTTTGGGTTTTGCCTTGGAAGACTGACGCAGAGCATTTCTTTTGCAGTCAGCCCTGGACTCAGGTAGTCCTTGTGCCAGAGCCATTTTTGACAAATTACATTTGCTTCTTTTCCTACTATTTTCTACTGcttgcttgttttgtctttgctgtatGTTATAATCTAAGGCAAACTGGGCCCGGGCTCTTTGTACTTTCTCCATGTCCAGTCTGCGGGCCTCCATTTCTCTTTGACGCATTTGACTGTAAAGATCCCTCAGTCTGTGAGTGGAATACATTTTCCTCGACTGTTTTCGATGCTGTTGCTGAATCTGGATCTCCTCCTGTGCATACAGTTCACCAAGGTGCCAGGTTCTTTCTCCTTCCTCCATCTTTTGCCGCACGTTTACTGTTTCATCTGCCCAACAAGCAGCTGGAGCCGGGTTGGACAGCGGTTTCAGAGGAGCTTTCTCCTGCTGTAATAAAGACTGCATTCTTTCGCAGTCGGGCTTGGACAAAGGTATTTCTTGTATTACAGCCATTTTTGACTAATTAAATTGACTTTGTGATACATTGTCTGGTCTGAGTTAATGTGAGTCTTAGCCTAACAGGTCCGGCTGCTAGTGGAAGAGTAATGACATCGCAGACTTTGATATCACATTGACTTTTATGTCTGTTGCATCATAACGGGTGTGGTCACACAAGCTGACGCAGAGAGGGCAATGCTGAGGTCGAGGCACCTggaaattaaaagacattttagaaTTTTCAGCACCGCTTAGTCAATAATCTGAGGGGGTACGTGTGTAGTTTTGACCTTGTGAGTTATGAGTATATATATTTCAGTAGACATCGTCTGGTTCAGTGAAAATACAGCACATAGCTTAATTTAACTCACCCATTGTCCCATTTAGTATAAATAAACTCAAAATATTTCTGCTATCGtttacagtcatggccaaaagtATCGCCAcacttgcaattctgtcagaaaattcAACCCTtgtctcagaaaattgttccaattgtaaatgttttgtattgacATgcgtattgtttttgtttgcactggaacacaAACCAACTTAAAAGAAATTCACAGACCTCAAAAATAGATTGGCCAAAAGTATTGTCACCTTgtcaaaataagaaataataatgtgtaaaataataataataataataataataataataataataataataataataatgtaagaAATAATAGTTTTTCCATCATGTGATGCTCACAGCAGGGTCAGGAATGAGGTTGAGAATGAGGACACCTGGTGGACAAATGGGAAACAAGCTGTGTAAGGACAAAACATTagtgaaagaaaacataaaaaagcagGGAAACAGAATAAACTGAGGAAAAGTTAACAGAATAGTCGCAACTGTGACAAACTCTCAAAATAATGTGCACTTAGGATCAGAAATCAGTTGGTTTGACACATCTTGTGAAAAAAGTGTTGAAACTATTAGGGGTTGGTCATTTGTTGGGCCACAAGatatatttattgaaaaacGGGAGGCTGTGCAGGTAAAACCAGTAGTAACCGAATCGTAAAATATTACCTGTGAATCATCACCAAGGCGTTACTATTTAATGCACAACATATCTGGCAGAGATtggtcttttcctttttaaagttCAGAATTTTCTTCCCTTAAATTCTGAATGTCTCATGTCAAACTGTCTACACCACACTAGCTAGAGGGGCTACATTAAACAGTCTAACAGCTTTCAGTCTATGTTGTAGTTTCCGTCCTGAAGCAGTTTTAAATCCACCAGCGTTGCAGCTGTGACCTGGTCCTGAGTCTGATGGGAAATAGTTGCTCTCACACCACTGTGGGGACATTTCCAAATGTCAAAACTACCAGAAACccattgtgtgttttaaatccTGGAGAGTAAAAAGAGGCtttctgtgttcattttaacaACCAACAACAGTGAATGGTCTCTCCTCAGGTCCTAGCGACACCATGTCGAACTGACTTtcagaaagcagaaaatgtgaaaaattgaCTTCAAGTATGAATGTTTGAGTTTGTTGGTATCTGTCCTTCGCGCTGCTTCTTGGTCAGGTCTTTATTGTAAATGAGAATTGGTTCTCAGTTAACTCATCTGGTTTAACAAATGTAATTGatgcataaataaattataaatgaagTTCTTACTGGTTTCTCAGGTTtgctttaaa is part of the Channa argus isolate prfri chromosome 20, Channa argus male v1.0, whole genome shotgun sequence genome and encodes:
- the LOC137106097 gene encoding trichohyalin-like produces the protein MAVIQEIPLSKPDCERMQSLLQQEKAPLKPLSNPAPAACWADETVNVRQKMEEGERTWHLGELYAQEEIQIQQQHRKQSRKMYSTHRLRDLYSQMRQREMEARRLDMEKVQRARAQFALDYNIQQRQNKQAVENSRKRSKCNLSKMALAQGLPESRADCKRNALRQSSKAKPKLNIAPLRKTPPSTKIKKQTQEEYFSKITAQEAELKNQERHKMIARAKFMDLQQDPMLQKRIAQEQKRQSDEEMRSRQEEYVRQEQEKPRLKQLSNQALSAHQAKQFKENQEIREKQMQQKRKGERNQQRGELNAKEGPRNQARKRELRKVFSKHKLEDVSNKKLQRGMKVSKQDLKEKQRLQCQIDLENKIQQKQNDQVEKFRNLQLLIENGTDKLETASCSLTAKVQKTEDVISCALAKQDALVAKQEKDEEEKRAAMIQSIAAHRERVIQERKQKEQAERKSNLDWLEAQKEADRQFRQDEALKAQRAREAAIECEKVNKILIAQQRAYAEKLKREECEAELRNAKRLAEREEELERYEGGTPTSGCKYRRVRYPSRM